One Paralichthys olivaceus isolate ysfri-2021 chromosome 21, ASM2471397v2, whole genome shotgun sequence genomic window carries:
- the kcnh6b gene encoding voltage-gated inwardly rectifying potassium channel KCNH6 isoform X5: MVKDLLDIQGRKTGARSLQQLDQNSASSRKVLSLESDVLPEYKLQVPETTWWILLHYSPFKAFWDWIILLLVLYTAVFTPYSATFLLDEHGDLRQRICGYTCNPLNVADLMVDVLFIVDIVINLRTTYVDKNDEVVTQPSRIAKHYIKGWFPIDLFAAIPFDLLIFRSGSDEMATLTSLLKTARLLRLVRVARKLDRYSEYGAAVLFLLMCTFVLIAHWLACIWYAIGFVERPYTETGWLDNLAEQLGKTYNDSDSSSGPSVKDKYVTALYFTLSSLTSVGFGNVSPNTNSEKIFSICVMVIGSLMYASIFGNVSAIIQRLYSGTTRYHTQMLRVKEFIRFHQIPGCLRQRLEEYFQHAWSYTNGIDMNAVLKGFPESLQADICLHLNRSLLHNCKAFRGGSQACLRALAKRFKTVHAPPGDTLIHYGDILDSLFFISRGSIQIIRDDVVVAILERNDIFGEAIHLYDDPGKSNSDVHTITYCDLHRILRDDLMEVLDIYPGFADNFWRNLEMTFDLRDADQVPPIITTDDSGDDCGYHHKPRHKLHSLDCRIRPDGIDHEDSYPLQSLRHRHSPSQAHWDDHCSCGSPCSQSSEDLATSLAHDAKVERYPPEDYPPSVVQLLPPSGTSVGNEAVMDRGHQASSLNVPAMYRYWPDQQSQQFSGRTWRSSSVRNSYHPPPFTEERPSELESRLEVLHSQLNRLETRMTADINVILQLLQRQMAPVPPAYSTVSSSTLPSNSPSLYGTGTPALHSMFPVSPIQMEGRAPTQRSQESLSSGIPVTVASDDTTFMTVTPETETRPGLTPRLPQPSDKSSLVENPRLCGSLRCPSLPGNLDISSGLSEIQKHLSDPVLPVI, from the exons ATGGTCAAGGATTTGTTGGACATTCAAGGTCGCAAAACTGGAGCACGCAGTCTCCAGCAGCTCGATCAAAACAGTGCGTCTTCTAGAAAG GTACTTTCTCTGGAGTCTGATGTACTTCCTGAATACAAACTCCAGGTGCCAGAGACAACATGGTGGATCTTGCTTCACTACAGCCCCTTCAAGGCGTTTTGGGACTGGATAATTCTCCTGCTGGTCCTCTACACGGCCGTTTTCACTCCTTACTCAGCCACCTTCCTCTTGGACGAGCACGGGGATTTACGTCAAAGGATTTGTGGCTACACGTGTAACCCTCTGAATGTGGCAGACCTCATGGTGGACGTGTTGTTTATTGTGGATATAGTCATCAACCTTCGCACGACGTACGTGGACAAGAACGACGAAGTGGTCACACAGCCGAGCCGGATCGCCAAGCACTATATTAAAGGCTGGTTCCCCATTGATCTGTTTGCAGCGATCCCCTTTGACCTTCTCATATTCAGATCTGGCTCTGATGAG ATGGCAACCTTAACAAGCCTGCTGAAAACGGCTCGGCTGCTACGATTGGTCCGGGTGGCAAGAAAACTGGACCGGTACTCGGAATACGGAGCGgccgtcctcttcctcctcatgtGCACCTTCGTACTCATCGCCCACTGGTTGGCCTGCATTTGGTACGCCATCGGCTTTGTGGAAAGGCCTTACACAGAGACTGGCTGGCTGGACAACCTGGCTGAACAACTGGGCAAGACGTACAACGACAGCGACTCCAGTTCCGGTCCATCGGTCAAAGACAAATACGTCACTGCTCTGTACTTCACATTGAGCAGCTTAACGAGCGTCGGGTTCGGCAACGTTTCTCCAAACACCAACTCCGAGAAGATCTTCTCCATCTGCGTCATGGTCATCGGAT CTCTAATGTATGCCAGCATATTTGGGAACGTGTCTGCCATCATCCAGCGGCTGTACTCAGGTACAACCCGCTACCACACCCAGATGCTGCGAGTCAAAGAGTTCATCCGATTCCACCAAATCCCAGGTTGCCTGCGTCAAAGGCTGGAGGAGTACTTCCAGCACGCCTGGTCCTACACAAATGGCATCGACATGAACGCT GTGTTGAAGGGGTTTCCAGAGTCTCTACAGGCCGACATCTGTTTACACCTGAACAGATCCCTGCTGCACAACTGTAAGGCTTTCCGCGGAGGCAGTCAAGCCTGTCTGCGCGCCTTGGCCAAGAGGTTCAAGACAGTCCACGCTCCTCCAGGCGATACCCTGATCCACTACGGAGACATCCTGGACTCACTCTTCTTCATCTCGCGTGGTTCGATCCAGATCATCAGGGATGATGTGGTAGTAGCCATATTAG AAAGGAATGACATCTTTGGCGAGGCTATCCACCTGTATGATGATCCGGGGAAGTCCAACTCCGACGTGCACACCATCACCTACTGTGACCTGCACCGCATCCTGAGGGACGACCTGATGGAGGTGCTGGATATCTACCCCGGCTTTGCAGACAACTTCTGGAGGAACCTGgagatgacctttgacctgagaGAC GCTGATCAAGTGCCGCCAATAATAACAACTGATGATTCTGGAGACGACTGTGGATATCACCACAAGCCAAGACACAAACTCCACTCCCTGGACTGCAGGATTAGACCAG ATGGAATCGATCATGAGGATTCGTACCCCCTTCAGTCCCTCCGTCATCGTCACTCACCCTCCCAGGCCCACTGGGACGACCACTGCAGCTGTGGATCCCCGTGCTCCCAGTCCAGCGAGGACCTGGCGACGTCTCTTGCTCACGATGCCAAAGTCGAGCGTTATCCTCCAGAAGATTACCCCCCCTCTGTGGTGCAGCTGCTGCCCCCGAGTGGCACATCAGTGGGGAATGAAGCAGTGATGGACAGAGGACACCAAG ctTCATCTTTGAATGTACCAGCTATGTATCGTTACTGGCCAGACCAACAGTCACAACAGTTTTCCGGCCGCACGTGGCGATCGTCTTCTGTCCGCAACTCATACCACCCACCGCCGTTCACAGAAGAACGGCCCAGTGAGCTCGAGTCTCGACTGGAGGTTTTACATTCACAGCTCAACAG ACTGGAGACTCGTATGACGGCCGACATCAACGTcatcctccagcttctccaGAGGCAGATGGCTCCTGTGCCTCCAGCTTACAGCACTGTATCATCCAGTACCCTCCCCTCCAACTCACCCAGCCTGTATGGGACTGGGACGCCAGCGCTGCACAGCATGTTTCCCGTCTCTCCCATACAGATGGAAGGCAGAGCACCCACACAG AGGTCCCAGGAGTCTCTGTCCAGCGGTATCCCCGTGACCGTGGCCTCGGACGACACCACGTTCATGACCGTCACCCCCGAAACTGAGACCCGTCCGGGGTTAACTCCGCGGCTGCCCCAGCCGTCAGACAAATCCTCTCTGGTGGAGAACCCCAGGCTCTGTGGGAGCCTCCGCTGCCCGTCGCTGCCGGGGAACCTGGACATCAGCTCAGGACTGTCTGAGATCCAGAAACATCTGTCTGACCCGGTGCTGCCCGTCATCTGA